A genomic region of Homalodisca vitripennis isolate AUS2020 chromosome 5, UT_GWSS_2.1, whole genome shotgun sequence contains the following coding sequences:
- the LOC124362271 gene encoding endonuclease G, mitochondrial-like isoform X1, translated as MKIISRIGVFGSVTCTGYLLGILTERSKRNASADLNVPRNFPGLPLYGSVSAATPVISNSNPVTVQEISPSSKSRVGQIMKYGFPSLDNVRSLDDYVLAYDKRNRVANWVFEHLTYERVKHNDAVDRSKCQFTEDTSIHDYFRSKNTDYKGSGFDRGHLAAAGNHRVCQKDVDQTFLLSNMAPQVGVGFNRDSWNRLEKHVRRLTRTYPNVYVCTGPLYLPKVEADGKSYVKYQVIGVNHVAVPTHFFKIVVMETSDNKLHMEAYVMPNQKIDDKTPLNVFLVPPESIERASGLLFFDRMSRSNLVQINGRKTTYV; from the exons ATGAAAATTATATCTCGTATTGGAGTATTTGGAAGTGTAACTTGTACAGGTTATCTGTTGGGCATTCTAACTGAGAGAAGTAAGCGTAATGCTTCTGCAGATTTAAATGTTCCCAGAAATTTTCCAGGGTTACCTCTTTATGGATCTGTCTCCGCCGCAACACCAGTAATATCAAACAGTAACCCAGTCACTGTGCAAGAAATTTCTCCAAGTTCTAAAAGTCGAGTTGGACAA atcaTGAAATATGGGTTTCCTAGCTTGGACAATGTTCGCTCGTTAGATGACTATGTCTTAGCATATGATAAAAGAAACCGAGTAGCAAATTGGGTATTTGAACATCTAACATATGAGCGAGTAAAACACAATGACGCGGTAGATCGTTCAAAGTGTCAGTTTACAGAAGATACATCTATTCATGACTATTTTAG ATCAAAAAATACTGACTATAAAGGTAGCGGTTTTGACAGAGGTCACCTCGCTGCTGCTGGCAATCACAGGGTGTGCCAGAAAGATGTTGATCAAACGTTTCTGTTGTCAAACATGGCACCTCAAGTTGGTGTTGGTTTTAACAGAGACTCTTGGAACCGGCTGGAAAAGCATGTGAGAAGACTTACACGCACCTATCCAAATGTATATGTCTGCACAGGACCATTATATTTACCGAA GGTTGAAGCAGATGGAAAGTCCTACGTGAAATACCAAGTTATTGGTGTAAACCATGTTGCAGTGCCAACTCACTTTTTCAAAATAGTTGTAATGGAAACCAGTGATAACAAACTGCACATGGAAGCTTACGTTATGCCAAACCAGAAAATAGATGATAAGACTCCTCTCAACGTATTCTTG GTTCCTCCAGAGAGCATAGAAAGAGCTTCAGGCCTCCTATTTTTCGACAGAATGTCCAGAAGCaatttagttcaaattaatgGAAGAAAAACAACTTATGTGTGA
- the LOC124362271 gene encoding endonuclease G, mitochondrial-like isoform X3: MTILDQKILTIKVAVLTEVTSLLLAITGCARKMLIKRFCCQTWHLKLVLVLTETLGTGWKSMVEADGKSYVKYQVIGVNHVAVPTHFFKIVVMETSDNKLHMEAYVMPNQKIDDKTPLNVFLVPPESIERASGLLFFDRMSRSNLVQINGRKTTYV, from the exons ATGACTATTTTAG ATCAAAAAATACTGACTATAAAGGTAGCGGTTTTGACAGAGGTCACCTCGCTGCTGCTGGCAATCACAGGGTGTGCCAGAAAGATGTTGATCAAACGTTTCTGTTGTCAAACATGGCACCTCAAGTTGGTGTTGGTTTTAACAGAGACTCTTGGAACCGGCTGGAAAAGCAT GGTTGAAGCAGATGGAAAGTCCTACGTGAAATACCAAGTTATTGGTGTAAACCATGTTGCAGTGCCAACTCACTTTTTCAAAATAGTTGTAATGGAAACCAGTGATAACAAACTGCACATGGAAGCTTACGTTATGCCAAACCAGAAAATAGATGATAAGACTCCTCTCAACGTATTCTTG GTTCCTCCAGAGAGCATAGAAAGAGCTTCAGGCCTCCTATTTTTCGACAGAATGTCCAGAAGCaatttagttcaaattaatgGAAGAAAAACAACTTATGTGTGA
- the LOC124362271 gene encoding endonuclease G, mitochondrial-like isoform X2, with amino-acid sequence MKIISRIGVFGSVTCTGYLLGILTERSKRNASADLNVPRNFPGLPLYGSVSAATPVISNSNPVTVQEISPSSKSRVGQIMKYGFPSLDNVRSLDDYVLAYDKRNRVANWVFEHLTYERVKHNDAVDRSKCQFTEDTSIHDYFRSKNTDYKGSGFDRGHLAAAGNHRVCQKDVDQTFLLSNMAPQVGVGFNRDSWNRLEKHG; translated from the exons ATGAAAATTATATCTCGTATTGGAGTATTTGGAAGTGTAACTTGTACAGGTTATCTGTTGGGCATTCTAACTGAGAGAAGTAAGCGTAATGCTTCTGCAGATTTAAATGTTCCCAGAAATTTTCCAGGGTTACCTCTTTATGGATCTGTCTCCGCCGCAACACCAGTAATATCAAACAGTAACCCAGTCACTGTGCAAGAAATTTCTCCAAGTTCTAAAAGTCGAGTTGGACAA atcaTGAAATATGGGTTTCCTAGCTTGGACAATGTTCGCTCGTTAGATGACTATGTCTTAGCATATGATAAAAGAAACCGAGTAGCAAATTGGGTATTTGAACATCTAACATATGAGCGAGTAAAACACAATGACGCGGTAGATCGTTCAAAGTGTCAGTTTACAGAAGATACATCTATTCATGACTATTTTAG ATCAAAAAATACTGACTATAAAGGTAGCGGTTTTGACAGAGGTCACCTCGCTGCTGCTGGCAATCACAGGGTGTGCCAGAAAGATGTTGATCAAACGTTTCTGTTGTCAAACATGGCACCTCAAGTTGGTGTTGGTTTTAACAGAGACTCTTGGAACCGGCTGGAAAAGCAT GGTTGA